The Sandaracinus amylolyticus genomic interval CGCGACGCCGGCATCGAGGTCGGCGACGAGCTCGCGCTCGTGGGCTCGGGCGCCGACGGATCGCTCGCCAACGATCTCGTCACCGTCGCCGGGATCCTCCACACGCCGTTCGATCTCGTGAACCGAACGGGCATCGTGATGCCGCTCGCGACCGCGCAGGAGACGTTCGCGATGCCCGACATGGCGCACGAGCTCACGATCCGCGGCGCCGGATCGGGCGATCGCGCCGACGCGCTCGCCGCGCGCATCACCGCGCTCCCGGCGATGCGCGAGCTCGAGGTGCTCCCCTGGCGCGCGCTCGCGCCCGAGATGACCGCGCTCCTCGATCAGTCCGACGTCTTCGGCACGTTCGTGCTGCTGATCGTGTTCGTCGCCGCGGCCGCGGGCGTCGCGAACACGATGCTGATGGCGACGTTCGAGCGCCGCCGCGAGCTCGGCATGTTGCTCTCGCTCGGCACCACGCCGCTGCGGCTCGTGCGGATGATCCTCACCGAGGCGGTCGCGCTCGGCGTGCTCGGCGTCGCGATCGGCAGCGTGCTCGGCGGGCTGCTCGTCGCGTGGCAGGGCGCGGTCGGGATCCCGCTCGCGCCCGGCGCCGAGGAGTCGGTCGATATGGCCGTGTTCGGCGTGAATTTCTCGGGGTTCCTCTTCCCGTACCTCGACGCGAGCGACTACGTGCCGGGCTTCGTCGGCGTGACGATCGTGTCGATCGTCGCCGCGCTCTGGCCCGCGCTCTTCACCGCTCGGCTCGAGCCGATGGAGGCGATGCGCTCATGATGATCCGCTCCTCCGCGACCCGTTACGCGCTGCGCAGCCTGCGCCGCAACCCGCGGCGCACGCTGATCTCGATCGTCGGTCTCGCGTTCGGCGTCGGCGTCGGGCTCGTCGCGCTCTCGTGGGTCGGCGGCCAGGAGGCGATGAGCGTCGACGCCATCGCCGGCGGTGGGCTCGGCCACCTGCGCATCGCGCCGCGCGGATGGAACGAGCGCCGCGACGACGCGCTGCGGCTGTCCGGCGACGACGATCTGCTCGCGCGCGTCCGCGCCACCGAGGGCGTCGCGATCGCGACCCCGCGCGCGCGCACCTCGGGCCTGCTCGGGCTCGGCACCCGCAGCACCCACGTCTCGCTCACCGGCGTCGATCCCGAGACCGAGCCGCGCGCGCTCCGCTACGTGCAGCGCGTCGCCGAGGGCCGCTATCTCGCGCCCGGCGAAGAAGGCGCGATCGTGCTCGGGCGCGCGATCGCGCACCGCCTCCGCGCGCAGCTCGAGGACGAGCTCGTCGTGACAGTGGTCGACGACGAGGGCGAGATGCAGAGCGCGCTGCTCGTCGTGGTCGGCATCGTCGACACCGGGAGCCGTCCGATCGATCAGTCGATCGCGCACGTCGCGCTCTCCGACGTCGAGCGCCTCTCGGGGCGCGAAGGGTTCGCGGAGATCACGATCCTGCTCGACGATCTCGCGACGCTGGAGACGACGCGCGCCGCGATCCCCACGCCGGAGGGCAGCGAGGTGCTCTCGTGGCTCGAGATCTCGCCGGAGTTCCGGGCACGCCTGCAGAGCGGGCGCGCGTTCACGAACGTCGCCGTCGCGATCGTGCTGATCGTCGTGCTGCTCGGCGTCGCGAGCGCGCAGCTCACGAGCGTGCTCGAGCGACGCAAGGAGCTCGCGGTGCTCGCCGCGATCGGCATGCGCGGTCGGTCGCTGGTGCGCGTCGTGGTCACCGAAGGGCTGATCCTCGGCGCGCTCGGCGCGCTGCTCGCGCTCGCGTGGTCGAGCCCGATCCTCCATCGCTGGGCCACTGCCGGCGTGGATCTCTCGTCGATGATGCCGAGCCGCGACGGCCTCGCGTTCGGCGGCGTGCTGATCGATCCGATCTACCACCCCGCGTTCGGCGCGTGGCTGGTGCCCACCGCGCTGAGTCTCTCGCTGATCGCGACGATCGTCGCGTCCCTCTACCCCGCCTGGTTCGCGTCGCGCACCGACCCGGCCTCTGCCCTGCGAGTCGACCGATGACCCTCCTCGCCACTGCGACCGAAGTCACCAAGACCTTCAAGACCGGCGCGCTCGAGGTGCACGCGCTCCGCGGCGTCGATCTCGCCGTGCACGCGCGCGACTTCATGGCGCTCGTCGGCCCGAGCGGCAGCGGGAAGACCACGCTGCTCAACCTGCTCGGCGCGCTCGATCGCCCGACGAGCGGCGAGGTCGAGGTGCTCGGCAAGAAGCTCGGCGCGCTGAGCAAGGCCGCGCGCGCGAAGCTGCGGCTCGCGTCGCTCGGCTTCGTGTTCCAGGCGTACAACCTGGTCCCCGTGCTGACCGCCGCGGAGAACGTCGAGCTGATCCTCGAGCTGCAGGGCATGGGCGCGCGCGAGCGCCGCGCGCGGGCGCTCGACGTGTTGCTCTCGCTCGGCCTCGGCGAGCTCGCGAACCGTCGCCCGAACGAGATGAGCGGTGGACAGCAGCAGCGCGTCGCGGTCGCGCGCGCGGTCGCGTCGCGCCCCGAGCTCGTGCTCGCCGACGAGCCCACCGCGAACCTCGACGGCAAGAGCGCCGAGCAGCTGATGCTGCTGATGCGCCGCCTCCACGAAGAGCACGGCACGACATTCGTCTTCAGCACCCACGACCCGCGCATCGTCGCGCACGCGACGCGCATCGTGAGCATGGAGGACGGGCGTATCGTCTCCGACGAGACCAAGGATCGCGCGAGCGCAGCATGACGACGAAGTGGACGAAGGAAGAGCTCGAGCGCCGGTTCCGCCACTACCTCGGGGACGAGGACGACGACTCGGCCCAGGCGCGCAAGCGCCGCCGCATCCTGCGCGCCGCGCACGAGCTCTTCCTCGCGCAGGGTTATCGCAAGACCAGCGTCGACGACGTCGCGCGCAAGGCCGAGGTCGCGAAGGGCACGGTCTACCTCTACTTCCCCAACAAGGGCACGCTGCTCGAGGCCGCGATCGCGCTCGAGAAGCGCGGCCTGATGAAGCGCCTCGGGCCGCTCTTCGACGGCTCGATCCCCAAGCGCGAGCGCCTGCTGCGCTACCTCGAGATCACGTTCACCAGCGGGCGCGACATGCCGCTCGTCGCGCGCATGCTGACCGGCGACAGCGAGCTCTGGGCGGCGCTCGAGGACATCGGCATGGAGGCGATCACCCAGCGCCAGGCCGAGGGCGCGGAGTTCCTGATGGAGCTCATCGAGGACGCGGTGCCCGGTGTGCTCACCGACGAGCAGAAGCGCGAGCGCGCCGAGGTGATCATCGGCGTCGGGTTCTCGGCGGGCATGCTGCTCGACGAGCGCACGCGCAGCGGACGCTCGCTCGACGCGTTCGTCCGCTCGCTCTCCGAGATGCTCACGTTCGGCGTCGCGGGGAGACGACCCGAGAAGAAGCGATGAGAGCCCCAGCCGCGATCGCGCTCGCGATCCTGCTGACCACGACGACGGCCCACGCGCGCGATCTCTTCGAGAGCGACGACGGCGAATTCCGCCTCGTGCTCCGCAGCTCGCTCAAGGGCAGCTGGCTGCTCGCGTTCCCCGCCGACGATCCCACGATCGACGAAGAGCCCGGCGGCGCCGCGCTCTTCCGGCTGCGCTTCGAGCTCGGCGCGCGCCTCGGCGAGTACGTCAGCGCGCAGGTCGCGTACGAGCAGCGCGCGCTCGCCGCGTCGTCGACCGGCATCGGGTTCGGCCTCTTGCCCTCGGTGGCGACGCCGCCGTTCCGCCTCGCCGCGCTCGACTGGGCGATCGTCGACGACGCGCCCTCGTACGCGCACCGCCACGAGCTCGACCGCGCGTTCGTCTCGGTGCACCTGCCCTTCCTCGAGCTCACGGTCGGACGCCAGGCGATCGGCCTCGGCCGCGGCGTGATGTTCAGCGCGGTGGATCTGTTCGCGCCCTTCGCGCCCGCGGAGATCGATCGCGAGTGGCGCCGCGGCGTCGACGCGGTGCACGCCGAGCTGCGCATCCCCGAGATCAGCACGCTCTCGGGCGATCTGATCGCGGTGTTCGGCAACGTCGAGAGCGGCGACCTCGAGAGCTGGTCGCTGATCGGCCGGCTGCGCGCGACGATCGGCGACGTCGACGGCGAGCTGCTGGTCGGACGCCGCGGCGAGGACACGATCGTCGGCGGCACCGTGAGCGCGACGATCGGCGACGCCGAGGCGCACGGCGAGCTCGCGTTCTTCGGCACCGACGGCCGCGGCGTCGACGGCGGTCTCGCGGGCACGCGCGGCGTGGTGATGAAGGCGCTGATCGGCGGCTCGTACGTGATCGACGTGTGGCGCGGGCTGCGCGTCGCGCTCGAGTACCACTACTCGGGCTTCGGCATCGACGACATCGGCGCGCGTCCCGGCATCCTCGCGGACCCGGCGTTCCAGGCGCGCTTCCTCCGCGGCGACTCGCAGATCCTCGGCCGCCACGCGATCGCGCTCGCGCTGAACACCGAGCTCACCGACGAGCTCGCGGTGGGCACGTCGTGGCTACAGAGCCCGGTCGACGGCTCGGGCATGGTGCTCACGTCGTTCACCTGGATCGCGAGCGACATGCTCACGCTGCTGCTCAACGGCTCGGTCCCGTTCGGCACCGCACCGGTCGCCGGAGTGCCGCAGAGCGAGTGGGGCAGCAGCGCGATCACGGTGTTCCTCGGCGCGCGCATCTACGACTGACGCTCGTGACGCCCCACGTGGTCGTCGTCGTGAACGTGGTCGTGGTCGTGGTCGATCTCTCGTTCGCGAGCGCCAGAGCAACGGCCGACCACGACCACGACCACGACCACGACCACGACCACGACCACGACCACGACGACGTCGACGAACCTCCCCATTCGTCGAGCACACCCTCTCCCGCGCCGTTTTACCCTCTCCTCATGCGCCGCTTCCTCGCCCTCGCGCTCCTCCTCACCGCCTGCGCACAGCACACCGCGACCACGCGCTCCACGTCTCCGAGCATCGCGCCCGGCGGCGACACCAGCGCGAGCGACGCGCCCTCCGATCCTCGCCTCCGCGCCGTCCTCGACGCGCACAACACGCGGCGCGCCGAGCACTGCGCGCCGCCGCTCTCGTGGTCCGACGAGCTGGCGCGCACCGCGCAGTCGTGGGCCGACGATCTCGCGCGACGCGGCTGCGCCTTCGAGCACAACCGCACGCCGTACGGCGAGAACCTCGCCGCGGGCACCAGCGGCACGCTCTCTCCCCAGGCGGTCGTCGACATGTGGCACCGCGAGCGCGAGCGTTATCGCTTCCGCAACGGTCGCTTCTCGATGCAGACCGGGCACTTCACCCAGGTCGTGTGGCGCGGCACCGCGCGCGTCGGCTGCGGCACCTCGACCTGCAACGGCATGGACGTCTGGGTGTGCAACTACGATCCGCCGGGCAACGTGCAGGGCCAGTTCGACGAGAACGTGCTCCCGACGTCGTGTCGGCGCTGACGCCGCGCAATCCCCTCTGCGGCCCTCCGCGTCCTCCGTGGTGATTCCCTGCTTCGATCGCGCCCATCGATGCATGCTCGGGGAGTGACCGCGCCGGCGCGCTACTTCCCCGTCGAGCCCGCTCCGCTGCGCATGCAGGCGGGCCTGATCCGCTTCGGCACCGAGCTCGGCAACGGCGCGCGCGATCGTCTGTTCTTCCAGGTGGACGACGAGCGCCCGCGTTACCTCGCCGCCAAGCGCGCCACCTCGCCGAGCCGTCACGTGATCGCCGGCGGGGACGATCTCGCGAACCGCGCGCGCCAGTCCGCGATCACCTGGATGCGCGAGACGCTCGCGCGCGAAGCGCCCGACGCGCTGCGCGACGCCGATGCCGATCACGACGCGCGCGATCCCATCGAAGCGATCGCGCGCGCGGTGCAGGAAGACGTCGCGGTGCTCGAGCACGGCGGCGGCGAGGGACGCGCGGTCGCGCTCGACGTGCGCTTCCCGAGCGGGTGGCGCCCCGAGCTCCTCGCGGGCGCGTCGTTCACGCGCATCCACGCGCCGGTGCCCGGCTTCGCGAAGGACGACCGCGTCTCGCGCAGCATGGTCTCCTCGATGATCGGTCGCGGCCCCTACGTGCGCTTCGTGTGGACGCTCTCCGCGGACGACGCGCTCGATCACCATCCCGACTCCGGCCTGCGCCGCGACTGGGAGCACGCCGTGCGCGCATGGCTGCGCGTCGAGCGACAGATCACGGTGCCGCTCGACGGCGCGAGCGTGTTCCTCATCCGCACGTACCTCTACGACGTCGCGACGCTCGACGACGCGCAGCGCGAGGTGGTGCGCGAGGCGCTGCGCGTGATGCCGGACGAGCTCCGCGAGTACAAGAAGCTCCCGACCCGCGACACGTTCGATCGCGTGATCGGGCGCTGACGGAGTCCACGGCGTGGACTCGGAAGTCCACGTGCGTGGACTCGGAAGTCCACGGCGTGGACTCCGTCCTTCGCCGCATCGCGCGATAGAGTCGCGCCATGAAGAAGCAGAAGAAGGTCACGACGAAGAAGCCCGCCGCGACGCCGAAGAAGAAGGCGGCGAGCAAGCAAGACCTCTCGCTGATCGCACGCACCGCGCGCGCCGCCGTGCAGCGCAACAAGCAGAAGGGGGACGACGCGCTCGCGCTGATCGGGCGCAAGGTCGAGCAGATCGCCGAGGCGTTCTACGACATCGCGCTCGCGCTCCAGGTGCTGCAGCGCAAGGAAATCTACTCGGCGCTGGGCGCGAGCTCGTTCGCCGAGGTGGTCGAGAGCCGGACCTCGCTCTCGCGCAGCACCGCGTTCGAGCTGGTGCGCATCCCCGAGCATCTCTCGCGCGAGATGGCGGTGAAGCTGGGCTCGGAGCGCGCGCGCTCGGTGATCCAGCTGGTCGACGCGACGAGCGCCGACGACCAGGCCGAGACGCTCGCGCGCACCGACGCGTCGATCGACGGCAAGCCGCTCTCGCAGCACACCGCGCGCAGCATCGAAGGAGCGGCGCGCGACGCGCGCGCTCGCAGCACGAAGAAGCGCTCGTCGCGCCCGGGCGAGGACGAGGCGCGCGCCGCCGCGGCGCGCATCGAGGCGAAGCTCGAGAAGGCATCGAAGAAGGAGCTCACCGTCGTCCCCACGCGCCGCGCCGACGGCTGGTGGGTCCGCCTCGAGCTCCCGGCCGAGCTGCTCGATCGCGTCACGATCACGAAAGCAGGAGCCCCGACCCGCTGAGGAGCGCAGGAGAACCGCGGCGGAGCGGAGGGTTCTCCTCGGAGAGCCTCTCCTGCCTTCGTACCGACTCCGGCCCTCCTCGGCGGTCCTCTCTCTTCCTGCGCTCACGCCGTCGAGAGCGCGATCGACTCCCGGCTCGCCCCGCCCGCGGCGCGCTCCGCGAGGAACTTCCCGACGCTGCGGCGCGAGATCGTCATCTTGCGCGCCTCGCCGCGCGCGGAGGCGAACACGGTCTCCTCGCGGTCCGCGTCGGTCAGGTGCACCGGCTGCACGAGCACCCAGTCGAGCCCGCTCGCGCGCACCGCGCGCTCCTGCTCCTCGGTGTCCGCGATCTGATCGCGCAGCAGCACGCGGAACAGCATCGCGTCGATCCAGCGCAGGGCGTTCCGCGTCTCGCCGACGCCGTACGTCGTCTGCACCACGAGGCGCCGCACGCCGTGCGCGCGCATCGCCGCGATCACGTTCGCGGTGCCCACCGAGCGCACGTCGATCGGCGTCCCCGCACTGCCGCGCAGGCGCACCATCACCGCGTTCTCGCGGATCCCGAGCGTCACGATCACGGCGTCGTGCCCCGCGACCGCGCGCTCGACGTCCTCGGCGCGCGTCGCGTCGCCGACCACGACGTGCAGCCCGGGCCGCGCCTCGAGCAGCTCGGGCTTGCGCACGAACGCCGTCACCTCGTGCCCCGCGCGCAGCAGCGCATCGACCGCCGCACGACCCGAGCCGCCCGTCGCGCCCAACACCAGCACCTTCATCTCGTCCTCCTCGCGACGTCCGTCGCATCGACACGGAGAACCTGGGCCGATGGCGCGATCCCCGCCTTGACCGCGCGTCCACACGAGATGCTCGTTCGTCCACCTTCGCGCATGCTCGTGCGCATGAAGGTCCGCGACGTGTTCGCGCCGATCGATCCGCTCGGCGACGCGCTCGGGTTCCTGCGCATGAGCGGCGTGTTCTGCTGCCGCTCCGAGCTCACCGCGTCGTGGGGGCTCGCGCTGCCCGCGATCGACGAGACGCTCAGCTTCCACGTCGTGACCGCGGGCGGCGGATGGCTCGAGCTCGAGGGCGAGCCGCCGCTGCGCCTCGAGGCGGGCGATCTCGCGCTCGTACCGCACGATCGTGGTCATCGCCTGGTGAGCGAGCCGGGCGCGCGCGCGTTCCGCATCGACGAGCTGCCGCACGAAGAGGTGCGCGAGCGCTACGCGTACCTCGTACACGGCACGGGCGGCGCGCCGACGAGCCTCGTGTGCGGCTCGGTGCGGTTCGAGCACGAGAGCGCGCGTGTGCTGGTCGAGCTGCTCCCGCGCGTGATCCACGTGCGCGCGTCGAGCGCGCCGGAGCACGAGTGGATGCGCACCACGCTCGAGCTGCTCGCGAACGAAGCGAAGGCGATGCGCCCCGGCGGCGAGACGATGCTCGCGCGGCTCGCGGACCTGCTCGTCGTGCACGCGATCCGCGAGTGGATGGAGCGCGCGCCGCGCGAGCAGCAGGGATGGATCGCGGGGCTGCGCGATCCGCAGATCGGGCGCGCGCTCGCGCTGGTGCATCGCGAGCCGTCGCGCCCGTGGACGCTCGAGGCGCTGGCGCGCGCGGTGGGCATGTCGCGCTCGGCGTTCGCGGCGCGGTTCACCGAGCTGCTCGGCGAGCCGGCGATGACGTACGTCGCGCGGTGGCGGATGCAGATCGCGCACGGAATGCTGGCGCGCGATCGCGCGGGGCTGGGCGAGGTCGCGGGCAAGCTGGGGTACTCGTCGGAGGCCGCGTTCAGCCGCGCGTTCAAGAGCTACGTGGGAGTGTCGCCGGGCGCGATCAAGCGCGGCTGAGAGACGACGACGCCGCGTGAGCGCGACGAGCAGCTCGTGTGGGCGCACCGCGCGTGCTCCGACGGCGTGACGCCGATGCACATCGTGAACGGATGGCCCGCCGCGCGGTCCTCACGCATGCACGAGCGCGCGCGTGATCACGTGGCACGAGCGCTGCTGAGCGCGCTGACGTGCACACGCTCTTCGCTCGTGCGTGCGGCCTCGCGGCCGCGCTGCTCGTCCTCGTGATCACGCCGCGGGCGCGCGCCGAGATCGCGCGACCGCACCTCGAACCGAGCCCACACCTCGCGCTCGCGCCGCTCGACCCGACCCCGATCGTCGCGACCGCGGTGATCGGCGGGGCGCTGCTGCTCGGCGGCTACGCGACGACGCTCGTCGCGACGTGGGACGCGTACGACGACGACTGCCCGCTCGCCTCGCGGCACCCCGGCTGCGAAGGCCCCGCACCGGGCGCGCTCGGCTGGTCGCTGCTCCCGATCATCGGCCCGTGGGCGATGCTCTCCGAGCCCGGCGTCGAGCCCGCGCTCGCGATCGGCATGGGCGTGATGCAGCTCGCGGGCGCCGCGACGCTCGCGATCGGACTGCCGTTCTCGATCACCCGACGCACGCACGTCGCCGCAGTCGCGGACGGCACAGCCGCGCGCCTCGTCGTGCGCGGCACGTTCTGATCCCTCGTGCGCCGACTCATCGAGCGAACCACAGAGCGCCGCAAAGCGCCGCAGGGCGGAGAAGGCCAATCGACCGACATGCGACATACGCGCAGCGCGCGCCCTCTGCCGCTCTCTGCTCTGCGGTGAATCGGGGCGAGGCCGAAGGCGAGCCCGAACGAACAGGGCGAGGCCGAAAGGCGAGCCCGAGCCCGGTTCGTGCGATCCCGCTCCGCGGGACCGCGCGAACCGCCACCCCACCCAAAGAGAGCGCGCGTTCCCCCATGCGTGCCGACGCCTGACCAGCAGGGCGCGTGGCACCGCGTCCGAGCGATTCCGCAGCGCCCTCCCAAAGGCACGCGGCTCGTGTCCGGTCCTCGCGTCGCGCGCGCGAAGGCGCGCGCCGCGAGGACGACCCCGCGTCCCGACGTCTCACCGGCTCCCGAGCACGAAGGCGCCAGGACTAGCGAGGACGCGGTGCCACGCGCCCCCGCCGAAGCCTCACAGTCCGCCCACTCCGATGAGCGCCGAAGAGCCGAAGCCTCACAATCCGCCCACTCCCCCGTGCTGAAGATCCGAGTCCCCCGCGAACCCGAACGAGTCCACATCGACTCCGAACATCCGAAGGATCGACGTATACAGATCGCCAGTCGTCCGATCCGGCCGAGCGAGGTGCCGGCCCGGCGTCAGCGCACCACCAGCGCGCCCCGCGAGCACGACCGGCAGGTCTTGCGTCGAGTGCGCGCCACCGTTGCCGAACTCCGAGATCCACAGCACCACGCTGTTGTCGAGCAGCGTGCTCCCGTCGGGCTCGATCACCGACTTCATGCGCTCGAGCAGATACGACACCTGCGTCGCGTAGAACGTGAATCCCGCGATCAGATTGGCATTCTCGTTCGGCGCACCGCCGGTGTCGCCGTGCACCTGAGCGTGCCAGTCCGCGATCGCGCTGCCCGGCAGCGCGCGCGCGCCCGCGCCGATCAGCTCGCTCGGCATCGGGGCCTGGAGGAACTCGAACGACGGGCCGTGGTAGTCGGCGTCGTGGATCGACGCGACGCGCGTCACGTTGCACGTCAATGCCGTGACCATCACGTCGATCTGCGCGCGCCAGTGCAGATCGGAGCGCCCCGCGCTCGGATATCCCGGCGGGAGCGAGAGCGTCGGATCGTCGCAGGTGATCGCCGGCGCGCCGAGCGACGCCTCGAGCTCCGCGAGCCGCTCCGCGTGCGCCTCGAGCCGCGCGCGATCCGCCGCGCTCACCCGACGCGCGAGCGCCGAGTACGAGCCGCCCAGCGCGTCGAGCACACGGCCGCGCTGTCCGCGCAGTCGCTCGCGCAGCGTCGTCGGCGCGCCGCTCGAGCCCGCGAGGAATTCGTCGAACACCCGCACCGGATCGCCGATCAGCCGCGCCTCGGCGCGCGCGCCGTTCGGCTGCGCGCTGTTCTCCGGCGCGACCCGGTAGTACATGCGGTTCTCGCCCGCGTTCGTGCCGTTCACCGCGAGGTTGAGCGGCAGCGGCGAGCCGATGCGATCCGCGAGGTGGTGATCGATCGAGGGCCCGACGCACAGCGTCGCCTGCGCGACCTCGCTGCGGGATCCCTCGGGCAAGAGCCGCCCGTCGCTGGTCGCCGACGACGTGCAGAGGTGCGCGTTGAGCAGCGTGTGCCCCGGCGCGTTGTGCCCGTTCGAGAGGTGATAGCGCGGCATCAAGTTGTCGATGCCCGAGACCACGACGAGATCGTCGCGATGCGGCGCGAGCGGCATCAGGAGCTCGGACAGCTCGAGCGCCTCGCCCGCGCGCACCGGCGGCGTCCAGCGCGGCAGCAGCGTGCCCTGCCCGGTCGTGATCACGACGAAGCGCGTCGGCATCGTCCCCGCGCGCGCGGTCCGCGGCATCAGCGACTCGAGCAGCGGGAGCGCGAGCGCGACGCCCGCACCGCGCAGCACCTGACGTCGGGAGAAGCGATTCACGGCGAGACCTCCTGCGCGCGGCGCTCGACGAACGAGGGATGCGTCGCGAGCGACTCGAAGAGCACCGGCATCGCGCGACCGCTGCCGACGAACGCGTCGCCGAGATCGCCGACGCTGCACGTGAGATCCGCGCGCACCTCGCGGCCGAGCGCGTACTCGGTCCACTGCTGCGCGAAGCAGCGCGACGCGTCGTCGCTCGCGACGAGCAGCGCGAAGAGCTCGCTCGCGCCGTCGAAGGTGCCGCTCGCGTCGCCGCCCGCCGCGATCTCGCCGACGTCGTCGATCGCGCGCCCACCGAGCTCGCTGCGGAAGCGACCGAGCCCGTCGTACGCCTCGAGCCCGAAGCCCACGGGATCGAGGAGCGTATGGCAGCCCATGCAGCGCGAGCTCGCGATGCGCGCCTCGTAGCGCTCGCGCGCGGTCGCGGTCGCGGGCAGCGAAGGCTCGCTCTCCTGCGCGTCGACGGGCGGCGGCGGCATGTTCGTGCAGAGGAGGCGCGTGCGGATCAGCTTGCCGCGCAGGATCGGCGACGACTGCTCGCCGTGCGACGCAGCGGCGAGCACCAGCGGATGCGTGAGCACACCGACGCGGGTGCCCGGCATCGTCACGCGTCGGAAGTCGCCGGGCCCGCTGCTCTCGCGCGGAAGTCCGTAGAATTCCTCGAGCACCGCGTCGACGTGGGCGACGTCGGAGGTGAGCAGCGTCGCGAATCCGTCGTCGGCGTCCCACGCCTCGTCGACGAGGCGGCGCAGCTCTTCGTCGAGCGCGGCGCGCACCTCGGCGGAGTGGCTGGTGGGGAGCGTCGCGATGCCGAGCCACTCGCGCACGAAGCGCTGGAACGTGGCGCGGGCGCGGGGGTCGGCGG includes:
- a CDS encoding DUF1588 domain-containing protein; this translates as MTLFRPNPALSIPAIALLSGCIGSLGDGAAGPRGQMRDPGGPTRPPACEDAPREAEVPMRRLTPREHQETLRAMFGDAAPEVIDLLPAPSTGYAYSTFAAAHRVGETEARALLEAAEETAIAVEPTLPDCAGIAIAECARATIAPWATVAYRRPPESEEVERLVALAVAASGDGLPPREALAVALIALLQEPRFLYVVESRADTETWSLDAHERAQRLAYTYLGAPPDDVLREAAESGLLTTPEGMREEGARITADPRARATFQRFVREWLGIATLPTSHSAEVRAALDEELRRLVDEAWDADDGFATLLTSDVAHVDAVLEEFYGLPRESSGPGDFRRVTMPGTRVGVLTHPLVLAAASHGEQSSPILRGKLIRTRLLCTNMPPPPVDAQESEPSLPATATARERYEARIASSRCMGCHTLLDPVGFGLEAYDGLGRFRSELGGRAIDDVGEIAAGGDASGTFDGASELFALLVASDDASRCFAQQWTEYALGREVRADLTCSVGDLGDAFVGSGRAMPVLFESLATHPSFVERRAQEVSP